CCCTTCCACGAGCGGCTCCTGGCCGAGGAGCTTCTGGCGCGCAGCGGTGACACGCAGCAGCGGCTGGCCGGCGCGCTGGCCGAAGCGAAGGTGGACCTCAACCCCCACCAGGTCGAAGCGGCGATGTTCGCGCTGGACGCGCTGTCGCGCGGCGGCTGCATGCTCGCGGACGAGGTGGGCCTGGGGAAGACCATCGAGGCGGGCCTCGTCGTCGCCCAGCTCATGGCGGAGGGCAAGAACCGCATCCTCATCCTGGCCCCGGCGGTGCTGCGCGCACAGTGGGCCGCGGAGCTGCGCGAGAAGTTCGATCTGGACAGCGTCCTCGTCGACGGCCGCGACGTGAAGAAGCACAACAACTGCTTCGACCAGCCCTTCCCCGTCATCTGCTCGCACCCGTTCGCCGCGAACCGCTCCGCGCTGGTGGCGGAGATCCCGTGGGACCTGGTCATCATCGACGAGGCCCACCGCCTGCGGAACGCGCACCGCCCCAACAACAAGACGGGCCAGGCGCTGCGCGCGTCACTTGCCGGGCGCCCCAAGCTGCTGCTCACCGCCACCCCGCTCCAGAACGACCTGATGGAGCTGTTCGGCCTGATGTCGCTCCTGGACGAGCAGATCCTGGGCCCCGAGCACGCCTTCCGCAGCCGCTACCGCGCCGACGAGGGCGGCGGCATGACGGAGGCCGCCGCGTGCGAGCTCAAGGAGCGGCTGGCCCCGGTGGTCCAGCGCACGCTGCGCCGCCAGGTGCGCGAGTACGTCCGCTACACCAACCGCCGCAGCATCGTGGAGGACTTCCTCCCCTCCCCTGAAGAGCACGACCTCTACGAGAAGGTCAGCGAGTACCTGCAGCGCTCGGAGGCCGCGGCCATCGAGCCCGGCAAGAAGACGCTCCTGACGCTGTGCTACCGCAAGCTGCTGGCCTCCTCCACGTTCGCCATCGCGCCCACGCTGCGCCGGCTGTCGGAGAACCTGGAGAAGCGTCTGGCGGCCGCGCGGCTGGGACAGCAGGCCCTGGCGCTCTTCGAACCGGAAGAGGCCAAGCAGTTCGTGGAGGAAGGCGAGGAGTGGTCCGACGACCCCTCCAAGGCGCCGCAGGTCCGCACGCTGGAGCAGGAGGTCTGGGAGCTGCGCCAGTACGCGGACCTCGCGGATTCCATCCGCACCAACGCCAAGGGTGAGGCGCTCAAGCGCGCCCTGGACCGCACCTTCGCGGTGATGCGCACGCACTCCTGGCCGGAGAAGGCGCTCATCTTCACGGAGTCCAAGCGCACGCAGCAGTACCTCTTCAACCTGCTGTCGGAGCACGGCTACAAGGGCAAGATCTCCCTCCTGTCCGGCGACGTCGGCGGCACGCCCGAAGAGCGCAAGGCGCTGGTGGACGAGTTCCGCAACAAGACGCAGATCCTCATCTGCACGGAAGCGGGCGCGGAGGGGCTCAACCTCCAGTTCTGCAACCTGGTGGTGAACTACGACCTGCCGTGGAACCCGCAGCGCGTGGAGCAGCGCATCGGCCGGTGCCACCGCTACGGCCAGCAGCGCGACGTGCTGGTG
The nucleotide sequence above comes from Corallococcus macrosporus. Encoded proteins:
- a CDS encoding SNF2-related protein, with the translated sequence MEVEADAAAIAARAAEELVEAGLTPFHERLLAEELLARSGDTQQRLAGALAEAKVDLNPHQVEAAMFALDALSRGGCMLADEVGLGKTIEAGLVVAQLMAEGKNRILILAPAVLRAQWAAELREKFDLDSVLVDGRDVKKHNNCFDQPFPVICSHPFAANRSALVAEIPWDLVIIDEAHRLRNAHRPNNKTGQALRASLAGRPKLLLTATPLQNDLMELFGLMSLLDEQILGPEHAFRSRYRADEGGGMTEAAACELKERLAPVVQRTLRRQVREYVRYTNRRSIVEDFLPSPEEHDLYEKVSEYLQRSEAAAIEPGKKTLLTLCYRKLLASSTFAIAPTLRRLSENLEKRLAAARLGQQALALFEPEEAKQFVEEGEEWSDDPSKAPQVRTLEQEVWELRQYADLADSIRTNAKGEALKRALDRTFAVMRTHSWPEKALIFTESKRTQQYLFNLLSEHGYKGKISLLSGDVGGTPEERKALVDEFRNKTQILICTEAGAEGLNLQFCNLVVNYDLPWNPQRVEQRIGRCHRYGQQRDVLVLNFLNRQNAADARLFELLEKKLNLFDGVFGASDEILGALESGVDFERRVLDIYQSCRDPKDINAAFDKLREELEGTISQRMTSMRSVVLERFDGDVRRRLRVAGDAAKEVVAKRQQEAKALTASVLGSRTSGRLQVAKAAYAVRDRTQDTVSYLQLDAAGLPSRLARLAGSEGWWFVYKFETTGLKPEEKLVHLVLVKDRDGGFRALPLTDGVHFTKLDAKEEKRRQPAPVSVQLMQEQSLMTAKDELIRAAERRNALELDKAKERADRYVEDCLMESREVVEAARQAWFDARKDVSGIEDVAERAKARAHADRLERDYRRKLASLRNEEEKRYASKDRQLAELANKGRVTEKRTLIASAYFWLS